From the Pseudomonas sp. VD-NE ins genome, the window GCAGCGCCGGGCTGGATACGCCGGTACTTTTTCTGACGGCCAAAGACGCCGTGGAAGACAGGGTTCACGGCCTCGAACTTGGCGCCGACGATTATCTGGTCAAACCGTTCGCCTTCTCCGAACTGCTCGCACGAGTGCGCAGCCTGTTGCGTCGCGGCAGTGCCACAGCGCAGGAAACCAGCCTGCAACTGGCCGATCTGCGCCTGGACCTGATTCGCCGCCGGGTCGAGCGCAGTGGTCAGCGTATCGATCTGACCGCCAAGGAATTCGCGCTGCTGGAAATGCTTCTGCGTCGCCAAGGCGAAGTGCTGCCGAAATCGCTGATTGCCTCACAGGTCTGGGACATGAATTTCGACAGCGACACCAATGTCATCGAAGTGGCGATCCGCCGATTGCGCCTGAAGATCGACGATGAATTCCCTAACAAACTGATCCACACCGTGCGCGGCATGGGTTACGTGCTCGAAGAGCGTGGCGCCTGATGCGCCGGTTGTCACTGAGTTCGCGCCTGGCCTTGTTGTTTGCCGCGTGCACCGCCGTGGTTTCACTGTTCGCCGGCGTGCTGTTCGACCGCGCCAGCGAGGCGCACTTTATCGAACTCGATCAACAGCAATTGGACGGCAAACTGATTGGCCTGCGCCGCGCCTTGCAGGATGTTCAACCCGCTCAACGTGAAGCACGGCTGGCGGATGAGCTGAGCCGTCAGGCCGATCTGTCGCTGCGCATCACCGGCAGCGACGGCCAACGCTGGTACGACAGTTCGACGCAGATCCCCAAGGATTTACCGCAACAATCGGGTCTGTCGACGATCAGCAACGACGGTACCGACTATCGCGTACTCAACGCCCCGCTCTCCCCGGACCAACCCGAGTCGCCGCAATTGACCTTGTTGCTGGACATCACCCATCACCAGCACTTCCTGCAACGCATGCAGCATCTGATCTGGCTGACAGTCGGCCTT encodes:
- a CDS encoding heavy metal response regulator transcription factor is translated as MKLLIVEDQAKTGQYLRQGLTEAGFNTELVADGNSGQQLALSGDYALLILDVMLPGRNGWQILHAVRSAGLDTPVLFLTAKDAVEDRVHGLELGADDYLVKPFAFSELLARVRSLLRRGSATAQETSLQLADLRLDLIRRRVERSGQRIDLTAKEFALLEMLLRRQGEVLPKSLIASQVWDMNFDSDTNVIEVAIRRLRLKIDDEFPNKLIHTVRGMGYVLEERGA